A single window of Bos javanicus breed banteng chromosome 19, ARS-OSU_banteng_1.0, whole genome shotgun sequence DNA harbors:
- the LOC133232792 gene encoding ATP synthase membrane subunit K, mitochondrial-like, which translates to MAGPEADAQFHFTGIKKYFNSYTLTGRMNCVLATYGSIALIVLYFKLRSKKTPAMKAT; encoded by the coding sequence ATGGCAGGTCCAGAAGCTGATGCCCAGTTCCATTTCACTGGtatcaaaaaatatttcaacTCTTACACTCTCACAGGGAGAATGAATTGTGTGCTGGCCACATACGGAAGTATTGCTTTGATAGTCTTATACTTCAAGTTAAGGTCTAAAAAAACTCCAGCAATGAAAGCAACATAA